AAGATGCAACCATTTTCAACAAAAATCATGACACATTAAAAAATGGATATGGTTTAATTAGTAATAGTGCCTGTGATCAATCACCCATGATAATACCACTCCCAGTAAACCCGAATATCTATTACTTATTTACCGTATGTTCTATTCTAGGGTTACACGACACTACTATTGCAGGCTTTTATTATCATATTGTGGATATGACAAAGGATAATGGAAATGGGGAAGTTATTTTAAAGAACAAATTGATTTGCAGGAATGTAAACAACAAATTAGTAGCTACTTTACATGCTGATAAAAAATCGGTATGGATAATGGTAAAAGATAATTATTCTAATAATTTAAAAGCTTATTTACTTAAAAACACAGGTTTAGATACAACCCCTGTTATTTCTTCAGTAGGAACATATACCGGAAGTGTTTGGGGTGATTGGCGTGGACAAATGAAGTTTTCACCTTCAGGAAAAAAACTGGCTAATGCAATTAATTTGACTGGAAAAGTTGATATTTTTGATTTTGACAACAAGACTGGAAAAGTTTCAAATTGTATCACTATTGACAGTATTCCTCAGGTTGAAGAAGGTTATGACAGAACTTATGGTATTGAGTTTTCGCACAATGAAAAATTCTTGTATTTTTCAGTTCATGGTGCCCCTGGTCAACTATACCAAGTAGATATTTCTTCGGGAATAGATAGTATTGTGAAAAAATCGTTATTTCCTGTTTTTATAAATAATATTAGTAGCTTTTATTTTTGCCTCCAGATAGGTCTTGATAAAAAAATATATTTAGCACGACCGAACTATTATTTAGGTTGTATTAATAAACCAGACTTAAAAGGTAATGCCTGTAATTATGTTGATTCAGCCATAAAATTCAATAATAGTGTTGGGATGTCCCTCCCCACCTTCCTCCAATCCTATTTTTACCTTCCTGATATAGAAATAGAAAACACTTGTTTGGGGGATTCAACAGCATTCAGTTTAAAAGACACTTCCAATATTGATTCAGTTTACTGGTATTTTGGGGATAGTAATTATTCATGGCAGTTTTATCCTAAACATGTGTATTCAGATACTGGTTATTACCAAACAAGTGCTGTCATATTTTATAATAATACAAACGATACCTTTGAAAGGGAAATCAGAATCAGTAATTATGCTTATGCTAATTTTGGTATTACGGATAACTCGCAGTGTTTGCTTGGCAATGAGTTTCATTTTTATGATTCATCCACCGCTATAGACGGTAGCATGACCTACGAGTGGGATTTCGGGGATAGTACAGGCTCGTTTCAGCAAAACCCTGTAAAGTCATTTTTAGTTGCTGATACATTTAATGTTAAATTAACGGTTACTTCATCTTATGGTTGCGAAACATCAAAAACCAAAGAGCTTTATGTACAGCCAATGCCTGAGTCAAAAATAAACATAAACGACACAGCCCAATGCCTAAACGAAAACAACTTTACTT
This region of Bacteroidota bacterium genomic DNA includes:
- a CDS encoding PKD domain-containing protein; translated protein: MKKLLIIFFFITVSLNSYAQLETKNWYFGTWEGMRFENNVPVPIYDSKMWGSLGTSTISDKNGNLLFYGGTYKDATIFNKNHDTLKNGYGLISNSACDQSPMIIPLPVNPNIYYLFTVCSILGLHDTTIAGFYYHIVDMTKDNGNGEVILKNKLICRNVNNKLVATLHADKKSVWIMVKDNYSNNLKAYLLKNTGLDTTPVISSVGTYTGSVWGDWRGQMKFSPSGKKLANAINLTGKVDIFDFDNKTGKVSNCITIDSIPQVEEGYDRTYGIEFSHNEKFLYFSVHGAPGQLYQVDISSGIDSIVKKSLFPVFINNISSFYFCLQIGLDKKIYLARPNYYLGCINKPDLKGNACNYVDSAIKFNNSVGMSLPTFLQSYFYLPDIEIENTCLGDSTAFSLKDTSNIDSVYWYFGDSNYSWQFYPKHVYSDTGYYQTSAVIFYNNTNDTFEREIRISNYAYANFGITDNSQCLLGNEFHFYDSSTAIDGSMTYEWDFGDSTGSFQQNPVKSFLVADTFNVKLTVTSSYGCETSKTKELYVQPMPESKININDTAQCLNENNFTFLNPSDSLNLNVSKTWHFGDGNTSNSDTAQHIYSIADTFNVVLIEETNHACRDTATREIIVFPSPVTDF